The Polaribacter sp. HaHaR_3_91 genomic sequence ATGCTGTTAAAATTACTTTTCTGTAATTTTTGTAGTTGTGTATCTTTTAATAATGTATTTATTTTAATCGCAGTTCCTATAGGAAAACTGGCGTACTCTTTTAGCCCTTTTACCTCTTCTTTTTTTATACCACTGTTACAAGAAAGCAATAAAGAAACTGTTGTAATTATAAATACTGAATTGAAATGTTTACTGTAGTTCATAGTATGGTATTTTTAAAATTAACTAGTTTTTTTTGATAAAAAAACAGTTAAACGTATGTAGATATTTAACTGTTTTTCAATTCAAAACTTCACTTAATAATTATTATTTACTTATTGTAATCCTTCTAAGAAACCATTATAGGCTTTCTTTTTATTGAAATTATCATCATACATTAGTGGCCAGTCTACATGACCCCAAAAATCTATTAACCAAGTTTCATTATCTCTTAAACCCCATACTGTTAATGCGTATTTATTATCTAATGGAATTGAATTATAAATTTGAACAACTTCTTTAAATTTTGCTTTTTGCTCATCGGCTCTTTCATCCGTTAAACTAGTTTGATCATTATCTGGATTTGCTCTAATATCTAATTCTGCAAAATGTAGTTTTAATCCTCTAGAAACGGTACCATCTGCAACTGCCTGAATATTTGACTTTGATGGAAAATTATAATTTATATGCATTTGAGCTCCAACACCATCAATTAAATCGCCTAGACTATCTACTATTTTAAACATTGCAGCTCTTTTTCCAGGACTAGACGCCATGTTATAATCATTATAAAAAAGCAATACATCTGGGTCTGCATCTCTTGCCCATTGAAAACATTTTTTAATATAATCATCTCCCATTTTTTGTTTAAAAATAGAATTTCTTAAAGGGTTTCCACTTCCATCTTCGATTGCTTCATTTACAACGTCCCAAGAGCCTATTTTACCTTTATATCTAGTAACAGTAGTTGTTATATAATCTTTTACCATGGCTTCAAACTCAGAATCTGAACCAGCAAAATCTTTTACCCAATCTGGAGTTGCATTGTGCCAAATTAGTGCATGACCATGCACATTAATTGCATTATCAAATCCAAAATTTACAATAACATCGGCAGCACTAAAATCATAATTACCTTGAGAAGGATACATTACATTCATTTTCATTTCGTATTCTGATGTAATACTAGAAAAATCACTTTTTAAAACCTCTGTATGTTTACCGCCGGCGTTTATTCTAGAGGCTCTTGTAATATTACCCACAAAAAATGTTGTTGTAGCATCTTTTAAAGCAGAAGAACTATTTGACGTACAATTTCCATTAGGGCATATTCCACCAGTTCCATTGTTTACAACTACCGTTTTACTATCTTCTGTAAAACCTGCCTCATTTGTAACCTTTAATGTTACGGTAAAGGTGCCATCAGTATCAAACCTTATTTCTTCTATTCCTGGTAAATCTTCTACGAAACCATTTCCTTGTCCAAAATCCCATTCACTCATAAACTCTCCCTTTCCAACCGTTTTGTTATCAAACAACATTACATTTGGATCTGATGGAGAAATTGACATATTAAAAGTTGCCTGAACTTTTGCTACTGGTATTATTATTGGGTCATCACTTTCATTTGGTCCTCCACAAGAAATGATTAATAGAAATAACGGTAATACCTTTAATAGATTAAATAGGTTTTTTAACTTCATTTATGCTTTTTTAAAATTTATTATTTTTTTAAATTGGTGGTTAATTTTATTACCCTTTTTCTCATAAATGGGTAACTGTTCTCAAGCTATCTGACGCAGCTTTATAACTAGTAATATCAAACTCAAAAAAACTATTGTAAAGAAAAGTAGGCTTAAAAAATTAGCACTTTTCATAATTAATTTAAATATTTTTATCTAGAACCTTAAAATTATTGATTGTTCCTTGCTTAAAACATAATAAATAATGCATTTTGTAAAAAAAATACATCATTTATAGTTTTTTACTGTCTTCTATTCCATTTAATTACTGAAAAGATAAAATTGAAATTATTTATTGATTTTCAAATAACTTACCTCTTCATTATTTCTCACTACTATTATATACTTGTTTTCATCTTTACTAATTGCCCCCATTCCTTTTACATCTCCTGAAGCAAAAAACCCTGACTCCTTTCCTGAAATTGCTTTAAAAGCAAGTACCATCTCCTTGCAAGAAAACACCATAGCTAGCATCGTTTCTTGGCGTTTCTACTTCAGACATCTGTAAATTACCCGCTATTAAAGCATCAAAATTATCATCGTCATTAAAATCTTTAACAATAATTTCATTAATACTTGAAATTTGTACTTCTTGAGGAAGTTTATGTACAATTAGCTTTCCGTTTTTATTTTCTAAATAAATACTTGCAAACGATTTAACTTTATAATGTAAAGCAGATTCTAATGCTTTATCAGAATAAACATCAATTAAAGTAGCTTCAGAAAAACTTTCATAATTTTTAAATTTCTTTTTAATTCCAGGTATTTGTTGGGATGAACATGATCTACCTCTTACAGGGTATTGTTTACCTTCATTATAATAACTTAATACAATATCTTGTTTTTTGTTTTTATCAAAATCATTTACAAAAATGTCAAAAGATTCATTTTCATTTGCCTGATACTTGTAATTAAGTCCATTATTCCCTAAAATATAATCTGTATCACCATCATTATCAAAATCTCCTTCATTTATGCTCCACCACCAACCAGTAGTGTTTTTATCCAATCCTAATTTTTTAGAAACATCAACAAAACTATTTTTGTTATTTTTAAATACTTTAATTGGCATCCACTCTCCAACAACAATAATATCTAACCAATTATCATTATTATAATCTGTAATAACAGCTGAAGTTGCCATTCCTAAATCTTTAAAAGGTTTTGAAAAATCATCAGAAAAAAACTCAAATTTTGCATTTCCTTTTGAACCAACATTTTTTAATAAATAGGTTGTTGTAGGTAATGGATATTGTCCAGGTGTTTGACGACCTAAAACCAACAAATCTTCTTTACCATCTTTATCAAAATCTGCACTATAAACTTTTGAGCCGCTAGAAATAAACTCAGGTAAAGTTCCTTTTTTTGCTTTTACAAAATTTCCTTTTCCATCATTTAGGTATAATCTGTCTTGTAATAATTCTGACTTTGTATCAAACTCATAACCTCCAC encodes the following:
- a CDS encoding endo-1,4-beta-xylanase, with amino-acid sequence MKLKNLFNLLKVLPLFLLIISCGGPNESDDPIIIPVAKVQATFNMSISPSDPNVMLFDNKTVGKGEFMSEWDFGQGNGFVEDLPGIEEIRFDTDGTFTVTLKVTNEAGFTEDSKTVVVNNGTGGICPNGNCTSNSSSALKDATTTFFVGNITRASRINAGGKHTEVLKSDFSSITSEYEMKMNVMYPSQGNYDFSAADVIVNFGFDNAINVHGHALIWHNATPDWVKDFAGSDSEFEAMVKDYITTTVTRYKGKIGSWDVVNEAIEDGSGNPLRNSIFKQKMGDDYIKKCFQWARDADPDVLLFYNDYNMASSPGKRAAMFKIVDSLGDLIDGVGAQMHINYNFPSKSNIQAVADGTVSRGLKLHFAELDIRANPDNDQTSLTDERADEQKAKFKEVVQIYNSIPLDNKYALTVWGLRDNETWLIDFWGHVDWPLMYDDNFNKKKAYNGFLEGLQ